A region from the Sorex araneus isolate mSorAra2 chromosome 6, mSorAra2.pri, whole genome shotgun sequence genome encodes:
- the LOC129405998 gene encoding olfactory receptor 4C15-like: MQNQSFVTEFVLLGISQNSDVQKIEFVMLLFAYIATICANLLIVAAIISNPVLVGSPMYFFLVFLSILDACFISVNAPKIIVDCLYEKKTISYEGCMMQIFAQHFFSGAEMIVLTSMAYDRYVAICKPLHYTTIMNSRLCGILIGVAWAGGFLHSSIQILFTLQLPFCGPNVIDHFVCDLFPLLELACTDTYAVGITIVASSGFFCILIFFMLLVSYSVILFSLRNHSAEGQRKALSTCGSHIAVVVLFFIPCIFEYARPPVSYSIDKIVVIFYTILPPLLNPLIYAFRNKEVKNAISKLCSRLMIVSVEN, encoded by the coding sequence ATGCAAAATCAAAGTTTTGTCACTGAGTTTGTTCTCCTGGGGATTTCACAGAATTCAGATGTTCAGAAGATCGAATTTGTTATGTTACTTTTTGCCTACATTGCAACTATCTGTGCCAACCTGCTGATTGTGGCAGCCATCATCAGCAATCCAGTTCTCGTGGGCTCcccaatgtacttcttcctggtttTTCTATCTATCCTGGATGCATGTTTCATCTCAGTGAATGCCCCTAAAATAATCGTAGACTGTCTCtatgagaagaaaaccatctcCTATGAAGGCTGCATGATGCAGATCTTTGCTCAACACTTCTTTTCTGGAGCAGAGATGATTGTCCTCACatccatggcctatgacaggtatgtggccatctgcaaacccttgCACTACACTACTATCATGAACTCAAGGCTCTGTGGCATTCTGATTGGAGTAGCCTGGGCAGGGGGTTTTCTGCATTCCAGTATACAGATTCTCTTTACTTTACAACTCCCTTTCTGTGGTCCCAATGTTATTGATCACTTTGTTTGTGACTTGTTTCCCTTATTGGAGCTTGCGTGCACTGATACTTATGCTGTTGGCATTACCATAGTGGCCAGCAGTGGATTCTTTTGCATCCTAATCTTCTTCATGTTGCTTGTGTCCTATAGTGTCATCCTGTTTTCCCTGAGAAACCACAGCgctgaaggacagaggaaagccctctccacctgtggGTCTCATATTGCtgttgtggttttgttctttattccGTGTATATTTGAGTATGCCCGGCCTCCAGTTTCTTATTCCATTGACAAAATCGTGGTCATATTCTACACTATCCTGCCACCTTTACTCAATCCTTTGATTTATGCTTTCAGGaataaggaggtgaaaaatgCCATTAGCAAACTGTGCAGCCGGTTAATGATTGTTTCTGTTGAAAACTAA